DNA from Effusibacillus pohliae DSM 22757:
ATCCGGGTGCGGCAAGGAGGCAAAGAGTCGTGATGTTGACAATCTCTGCATGGCTGTATTGGATGGCGTTTTTCGGCTATTTGATCGCTTCGATCCTTTATATCGTCGGCGTCACCGGCCGCAAGATGAAGATCAGAAACGGGGAAGCGAACGCCAACGTCTGGACGCACTGGGGCTATGTGGCGGCCATCGTCGCTGTGCTCGTCCAGTTGGCAGGTTTCATCACTCGCTGGATCGGCAGCGGCCATTCGCCGACATCCAACATGTACGAATACATGAGTTTCTGGGCGTGGTGCATCATGCTGGCGTTCGTCGTGATCAGCGCGTTCTACCGGTTCCCGATCCTGGGGGCGTTCGCCGCGCCGACCGCGCTCGCCGTATTGGGGTACGCGAATGTGTTTCCCGACGAATCGCAGGCGCTGATTCCGGCGTTGAAAAGCTATTGGCTGTACATTCACGTCACCACGGCGGCACTGGGGGAAGGCGTGCTGACGATCGCGTTCGCGGCCGCGCTGATGCACCTGTTGGTGATCACCGATGTGAGCAAATGGGACCGCAAGAGCAAGGCGCTGGAGTTCGTTTTGTTCCTGTTTATTGCACTGTTTGGTTTTGTCACGATCTCGCTGATTTTCAAAATCCAGCACTATCAACTGGCGGAACCTGTCACCGGCAATGTCTACTCGCTGCCGCCGCTGATCGGACCGATTGGGACTCCCATCGGCTCGCTCGGGAGCTTTCTTGGCATCCCGCTGCCGCTGTTCAACGTTCCAAGCTGGATGACGGGAGCCAAGGCAGCTGTCAAGTCGAATACGCTGTTGTGGACGTTTTTGACTGCCCTCATCCTGTACAGTCTGTTGCGTTCGTTGAACCGCAAGCCATTGGTTCTGTCGGTGTCGGAGTGGGTGCAGGGGTTGGACGCGCCGTCGCTTGACGAACTTTCCTACCGAGCGGTGGCAATCGGGTACCCGATTTTTACGCTCGGCGCTTTGGTGTTCGCGATGATCTGGGCGCAGGAAGCATGGGGTTCCTATTGGCAGTGGGACCCGAAAGAAACGTGGGCGTTGATCACCTGGCTGTATTATACCGCCTATCTGCACCTTCGCCTGACGCGCGGTTGGGAGGGAGAGCGCGCTTCCTGGATGGCCGTGGCCGGTTTTGTGGTGATCTTGTTCCTGCTGGTGGGAGTCAACTTCCTGATCGTGGGTCTCCATGCATACGCCTGAACGAATGGATTGGAAGTGCAGTGACTGTACCCTTTGGGTGCATTTGGGTGCAAAGTACTCGGAATACGCTGCAAAGCTTCACTTCACTTTGTGGGGTATCTAGAGGAGGGTAGAGCGATGGAACCGAATGTTCGAATTCTGGTAGTGGATGACGAAGAGCGCATTCGCAAACTGGTTCGTATGTACCTGGAACGAAACGGGTTTCAAGTGGAGGAAGCGGAAGATGGCCAGCAGGCGCTGGAAATGGCGTTCGCCAATGAGTATGACCTGATTGTGCTCGATTTGATGCTGCCGGGCATGGACGGCCGCAAAGTGTGCGAGGAAATCCGCAAAAAAAGCGACGTGCCGGTAATCATGCTGACCGCGGCCGGCGATGAATCGAGCCGTATCCACGGGTTTGAGCTGGGGGCGGACGATTATGTGGTGAAACCGTTTTCGCCGCGCGAGCTTGTGATGCGCGTGAAAGCGCTGTTAAAGCGGACGCAGCCGAAACACGACGCGGCGCATCAGGAGATCGCGCATGTTCTCTCCACACACGGACTGACGATCAACATGGATTCGCGCAAGGTGCTGGTGGAAGGGGAAGAGGTGTCGCTGACGCCGAAGGAATACGAACTGCTTTGTTACCTGGTGCAGCGTCCCGACAAGGTGTTTTCGCGTGAAGAATTGCTGCGGGATGTATGGAATTATCAGTTCTTCGGCGATCAGCGGACGGTCGATACGCATGTCAAGCGGTTGCGGGAAAAATTGGGACGCTATTCCGAAAAAGTGGCGGAAATGATCGTCACTGTTTGGGGAGTCGGGTACAAGTTCGAGGTGCGCGAGTGATCCGCAACAGCGTTGTTCTCAAGCTCTGGTTGACGATCATTGCGTTGGTCGTGTTTGTTCTGTCGCTGCTGGCCGTTTTCTTGGAACAGTTGTTTGATACTTATTTTTATTCCTCACAGGAAGAAGCGCTGACCAACCGGGCGGCCTATATCAGCAACCTGCTGGTGCGGGAAACGAACCCGAGCCTGGCGATCACGATCAGCGAGGAACTCCTGAAGGAATCGAACAGCCATATGTATATCATCGGGCCCCTGTTTTCCCAACGAGACTCGAATTATCTGGACGATTTTCCGCCCGACATCAGGCAGAAATTGCTGAATGGCGAACCGGTCCTGCGCCGCGGTACGACCCCCGGTTTCGGCAACTTCAAATCGGAAACGAACAGCGCCTGGGTGTTTTATCCGATTCTGGAGCAAAACCGATTGCGGGCAGTGCTACTGATTCATCAGCCGGTAGCGGAAATTGAAAAGGCGATCGAACAGATCCGCCGCCTGATTTTCTTTGCCGCCGCGGTCGGAGCGGCGCTGACCACCGGACTCGCTTTCGTGGTGTCCAAAAACCTGTCGCGGCCGGTCATTCAGATGACAAAAGTGGCGGAAAAAATGGCACAGGGCGATTTTCACGGGAAAGTGAACGTGGTGACCGGCGACGAGGTCGGCCGCCTTGGGCATACGTTAAACTTTCTGGCCGAAAGTCTGGCGGAAACGATCGACCATTTGTCGAAGGAAAAGGAACAGTTATCCGGAATTTTGCTGTCGATGACAGACGGTGTGGTGTCGGCCGACCTGGACGGGAAAGTGACACTCGCCAATCCGCCGGCGCAAAAATGGCTACGTGCCTTGTTGCTGAAAGAAACGGGCAGTCCAGGCGACGACCGGTTGCCGAAACAACTGGACGATCTGAAAAATCGGGTGCTGGAAGATCCGAAAACGAAAGTCACGGAACTCAACTGGCAAGGGCGTTATATTGCGCTGACGATGACCCCGCTGTACGAGCCGGGCAGGGAGGCGGTGCGCGGGGTGGTGGCCGTTTTTCGGGATGTCACGGAAGAGCGTACGCTGGAGCGGATGCGCAAGGATTTTGTGGCCAGCGTTTCGCACGAACTGCGCACGCCGCTGGCGATGATCCAGGGCTACGGGGAGGCTCTGCTGGACGAGTTCGGGGATGATCCGGAACAGCGCCGGGAACTTACCCACATCATCTTGGACGAGACGCACCGGATGAAGCGGCTGGTCAACGATTTGCTCGACCTGGCCCAGCTGGAGGCGGGACAGTTTGAGCTGCACACGTCGGAGATCGATCTGGCCAGCGTGGTCCGATCCGTTGGACGCAAGTTTCAGACATTGGCGCATGAACGCGGCCTCGATTTTCGAGTCGATTTTGACGAACACGAGTCGTACCCGATCGTCGGGGATTCGGATCGGTTGGAGCAGGTCCTGACAAATCTGATCGACAACGCGATGCGGCACACGTTGAGCGGTGGTGCCGTAACGGTCGCTATGCAGAAGGAAGAGCATTATGTGCGGGTATCGGTGTCCGATACCGGGGAAGGGATTCCGGAAGAGGATTTGCCGTTTATTTTTGAGCGCTTCTACAAAGTG
Protein-coding regions in this window:
- the ccsB gene encoding c-type cytochrome biogenesis protein CcsB is translated as MLTISAWLYWMAFFGYLIASILYIVGVTGRKMKIRNGEANANVWTHWGYVAAIVAVLVQLAGFITRWIGSGHSPTSNMYEYMSFWAWCIMLAFVVISAFYRFPILGAFAAPTALAVLGYANVFPDESQALIPALKSYWLYIHVTTAALGEGVLTIAFAAALMHLLVITDVSKWDRKSKALEFVLFLFIALFGFVTISLIFKIQHYQLAEPVTGNVYSLPPLIGPIGTPIGSLGSFLGIPLPLFNVPSWMTGAKAAVKSNTLLWTFLTALILYSLLRSLNRKPLVLSVSEWVQGLDAPSLDELSYRAVAIGYPIFTLGALVFAMIWAQEAWGSYWQWDPKETWALITWLYYTAYLHLRLTRGWEGERASWMAVAGFVVILFLLVGVNFLIVGLHAYA
- a CDS encoding response regulator transcription factor, which gives rise to MEPNVRILVVDDEERIRKLVRMYLERNGFQVEEAEDGQQALEMAFANEYDLIVLDLMLPGMDGRKVCEEIRKKSDVPVIMLTAAGDESSRIHGFELGADDYVVKPFSPRELVMRVKALLKRTQPKHDAAHQEIAHVLSTHGLTINMDSRKVLVEGEEVSLTPKEYELLCYLVQRPDKVFSREELLRDVWNYQFFGDQRTVDTHVKRLREKLGRYSEKVAEMIVTVWGVGYKFEVRE
- a CDS encoding ATP-binding protein; the protein is MIRNSVVLKLWLTIIALVVFVLSLLAVFLEQLFDTYFYSSQEEALTNRAAYISNLLVRETNPSLAITISEELLKESNSHMYIIGPLFSQRDSNYLDDFPPDIRQKLLNGEPVLRRGTTPGFGNFKSETNSAWVFYPILEQNRLRAVLLIHQPVAEIEKAIEQIRRLIFFAAAVGAALTTGLAFVVSKNLSRPVIQMTKVAEKMAQGDFHGKVNVVTGDEVGRLGHTLNFLAESLAETIDHLSKEKEQLSGILLSMTDGVVSADLDGKVTLANPPAQKWLRALLLKETGSPGDDRLPKQLDDLKNRVLEDPKTKVTELNWQGRYIALTMTPLYEPGREAVRGVVAVFRDVTEERTLERMRKDFVASVSHELRTPLAMIQGYGEALLDEFGDDPEQRRELTHIILDETHRMKRLVNDLLDLAQLEAGQFELHTSEIDLASVVRSVGRKFQTLAHERGLDFRVDFDEHESYPIVGDSDRLEQVLTNLIDNAMRHTLSGGAVTVAMQKEEHYVRVSVSDTGEGIPEEDLPFIFERFYKVDKARTRSKGGTGLGLSIAKNIVQKHRGEIVVSSALGKGTTFTVILPLLQKDAPLHA